GAGTACTGGTTTTCAGCATGCACATTCGCCCATTTATCGGGCGTAAGCATCATATTGCCGGTTTGCAGCGAAACGTGTTTTACGCGGAATGGCCGTTTCACGCCATCCACTTCCAGGTAAAAGCGATTGTTTGCCCAATAGTGGTGCAGGTTTTTCGCCTCTACATGAACTTGTTCCTGTAATTTCCACGGATATGACACTAAGATCGCATCGTATTCAACGGAAACCTCACCGGTAGGAATTTCCCAATCGCCGTACAGGCAAACCGGGTTGATGTACCCTTTTATAAATTTGGCCAGTTCATTTACCGGCAGGCCGTCTTTGATCAAATAATACCTTTCCCCGTAAGGCAAATCACTGGTCAGGATCAGCGAATCGTTCCGGAAATCGATTGAAAATCCTTCTTCAAGCCCGCTGTTCCATTTGATCCGCAATTCTTTTCCTTTTTCACTCACACTGCTCACTTCCTGCAGGCAGCAAGGATAATCGATCTCGTACACTTTCTCCTCCTGAAAGAGCCAGTGCAGATTCGGAAAGATCCAACGGTATGGACCGGGATCCGGAAATTCCGAGCTAATCAATTTATTATCACACCTGATTGCGGTTAAAATCCAGGCTCCTTCCAGTTTGGAAGAACTACTGTCTTGTGCAAGCACTTTGAATGAACAGCAAATCAGTATCAGTATCCCAATTAATTTCATCCGGTTATTCGATTGACATTTTCATTAAAGATAGTAAAGGATCATTCCCTGAGCCAATTTCCGGCTGTTTACCGCGCAAATATTCATTCCTATAACTTCCATTTGGGAAATTTGAATTTTCATTCTACATTCGGACACACACTTTAAACTATTCACATGAAAAGAAAAATCTCAAGCATCTTGCTATTATTCTTAGCAAGCATTTCACACAGCCAGGTCGTAACTGATGATTTAAACTGGGTATCATCGACTCCAGTCAGTTCAGCAACCAGTCCCAATTTTGATTTTTGCGGCGGTTCAACTGTAAATTACCGAATTACCAGCGGAACTCACCAGTTTATGAATGTGAGCGGAGCTCCGAACGGAATTATCATTCCCGCAAACACCCTTACCGATGTTTCTACGGCTATCCCGATAAACATTGAGTTCTCCTCGGAGGTCTGTAATCTCCGGATCCATTTTGTAGACATCGACGGACTCCAGAATGAAAGTATTACCGACATTTCGCCTGCATACAGCAGTTTGACCGCACCGTTTTTCGATCCGGGTTCTTCCATGGATGCCGTGGATGCAACAACTGATAATGCTTCCGGATGGGTTACCTGGACCGGTACACTGAGCAATGTTACTTTCACCCATTCACGCCCGGGTGCCGGTTTCGGATTAATTGTGGATTCCATTTATTTTGAATGCTGTAATCCGTGCCCATGTCCTTACGAAGTAGAACTTACAGCGGTAAACTCTGTAGAGCCGGATGGATCTACCTCGTCTGAAGTAACCATTAACACAATGGGAGAAGCAGTGCGTTCCATCTGCATTGATCTTCCATTCTATGTGTCCAATGTGGATGACAATTGCCTGAAATGTGATCCGGCGAAAACGGAACAATTCGGAACCATTGTCAGCGCCGGAACTATCTCGGGTGCAACCGGTGTGCTGCACGATCCGCACAATCTGGGGTATTCCCGGAAAATTTGCTGGAACTTCCCTGTTCCTACGGTTGTTAATACCAGCGTTCAACTGGATCTGAGTTTCCCTCCGGTACTGGATTTGAGTTGCTGTAAAAATTCGGTCAGCTATTGCTACGATGTGAAATTTGTCAATAAAGACTGTTCTTCCTGCGAATTTACGGTGTGTACCAAATTCCCGCAGGCAGCCGCGCCAAAAGCAGGAAATCCGGCTCAACAAGACGAACAGGGAGCCGTACTTTCACCCTACAATGATTTTATTGCAACCAACGGGTTCCTGGTAACCCCAAATCCTTCCGACGGAAAAGTAGAGGTCCAAATAACCGATGAAACACTTATCGGCGGGAAATTAGCGGTGAGCACAAGTGCCGGTAAGACGGTTCTTACTGCTCCTGTAAACAGAACGACTGAAACATTCCATGTATCCACATTTTCCAAAGGAACCTACGTGGTTTCGATCGAGAATAACGGGCACATTTCCTCCACGATGCTGATCGTGAAATAAAAATAAGTTTTCGATGAAAGCCGGTTTACCTGAGTAGACCGGCTTTTTTGTTTACATCGTAACCTTTTACAAATTGGCTCCTCCTGAAATTTCTATGCGCTGTGCATTTACCCATTTCGCATCATCCGAACACAGGAAAGCAACTACACTTCCGATATCGTCCGGTAACCCTACACGCCCCAATGCTGTTTGGGAAGCAAGCAGGTGATTCAATTCCGGGTTGTCGCGCACGGCGCCCCCCTGGATATCTGTTTCAATTGCTCCTGGAGCAACGACATTTGCCCTGATCCGGCGATCTCCCAATTCTTTTGCCAGGTAAACCGTGTACTTTTCGATTGCTCCTTTCATAGCAGCGTAAGTTCCGTAGCCAGGCGTTGCAAAGCGCGTTAAACCGGAGGACACATTTACAATTCCGCCGTTTTCATTGAGAAAGGGAATTATTTTTTGAGTAAGCAGGAAAGGTCCTTTGAAATGCACCAGGAACAATTCATCCAATTGCTCTTCAGTGATAGCATCCAAACCGGCATAATGAATAAACCCGGCATTATTGACCAGGAAATCAATATTCGGATTTCCCTCGTGTTCCATTAAATGTGCCTGCATTTCTTTCAGAAAAGTGTCAAAGGATTTTGGATCGGTGAGGTCCAAACGGTACGCTATTGCTTTTTGACCCAGCGATAAGATCTCATCCACTACTTTTTCAGCTTCTTTTTGGTTGGAATGATATGTGAGAATCATATTCAACCCTTTTTTGGCCAGGCTGACAGCCATATCCCGTCCAAGTCCTCTGCTACCTCCTGTTACGAGTGCGATTTTACTTCTTGTCATTTTTTTGATACTAAAAATTAATGACCCAAAAGTAGGCGGACAGTTTTTCTGAATACTGGTGAGAATTTCAGTTTAAATGGTGAGGATTTCAGTTTTTTGCAAAAGCAATGTTTCCCGGTATTGCTTCGGAGTCATCCCGGAGAAATGTTTGAAAAATTTGGTAAAGTTGGACGGATCGTACGTTAAATGCGCTGCAATCTCAGCAATGCTCCTGTTATTTTCAGCAAGCATGCGTTTGGCTATAACGAGTATTTTTTCTTCGTAATAAAAGCACGGATGATTACCGGTCGTCAGTTTAACCGTGTTTGTCAAATGGGTCGGATGAATATGCAGGATATTGGCAAAATCCCGGATGCCAAACATCTTATCGGCCCTACCCTCCTCGATATCGAGCAAATGCTTATCCAGTTCTTTCAAATAATCAGCGGTAATCTCGTGTTGACGGGCCATTATTTTCTGAGGAATTTTCATGTTTCGAAAGTACGACAAATCAGCAAAACCTCATTTTTTAAGTCTAAACTTTCTCCGGAAGATGAGAAATGTTGCCAGTACGCTTACCAGCGGAACGCCTATGCACAGCGAATCAATCAACAGCTTGTTCCGGTTATAAGGCATTTTTCCGGTTATTGAAAACACGGTACAAAAGGAAACAACCAGCACCACGGCCAGCAGGGTTTTCCCAGCGGATTTCCATTTGATACAGGCGATGAAAATGGTCAAAGCGATCAGGGTGAGCAAATCATAGAAAAGCGAAACCAATACTTCTTGTCCGTTAGCAAAGGCGGCAACCGGTAAGGTCATTCCTACAAACAAAAGAAACCGATTCTTATTCATTGGCTTGTTCTTATTTGGGCCAGGAATTTCAGGAAGCTCAGTCGTGCTGAACACTGCGGACAGAACTTGTCTTTGATAACCTGTGGTTCTTTCAAGTCACTTACGAATTCAAAATGCTGGAACCCGATCCGTTTCCCGTTGGTGAAACCAAAGTATTCCGGCCTGTGAGAACCAAAATCTACTGCGCAGAAGTCACAGAGTGTCAGACGCATTCCCCGGTAGACTTCGTAAGTGGTATAGGTATGAAGTCCCTGATGCAGGTGATTTATTTCAAGCGGATCCCAGCCGCAATCATCGCAGGGAGCACAATCGCGCACTTCGAGTGGGTGGTAGCAAACCGGACATTGTTCCATTATTTTCCCAATTTAGTTATTTTTAGGATAAATGCCGTTTTTATGTACCGATTCTTCCTCCTGCTCCTGGTTTTTATTCCTGCTTCCTGCCAGACACTCCATACACATATGCCGAAAGGTACTA
The window above is part of the Fluviicola sp. genome. Proteins encoded here:
- a CDS encoding T9SS type A sorting domain-containing protein; this encodes MKRKISSILLLFLASISHSQVVTDDLNWVSSTPVSSATSPNFDFCGGSTVNYRITSGTHQFMNVSGAPNGIIIPANTLTDVSTAIPINIEFSSEVCNLRIHFVDIDGLQNESITDISPAYSSLTAPFFDPGSSMDAVDATTDNASGWVTWTGTLSNVTFTHSRPGAGFGLIVDSIYFECCNPCPCPYEVELTAVNSVEPDGSTSSEVTINTMGEAVRSICIDLPFYVSNVDDNCLKCDPAKTEQFGTIVSAGTISGATGVLHDPHNLGYSRKICWNFPVPTVVNTSVQLDLSFPPVLDLSCCKNSVSYCYDVKFVNKDCSSCEFTVCTKFPQAAAPKAGNPAQQDEQGAVLSPYNDFIATNGFLVTPNPSDGKVEVQITDETLIGGKLAVSTSAGKTVLTAPVNRTTETFHVSTFSKGTYVVSIENNGHISSTMLIVK
- a CDS encoding AraC family transcriptional regulator, whose protein sequence is MKIPQKIMARQHEITADYLKELDKHLLDIEEGRADKMFGIRDFANILHIHPTHLTNTVKLTTGNHPCFYYEEKILVIAKRMLAENNRSIAEIAAHLTYDPSNFTKFFKHFSGMTPKQYRETLLLQKTEILTI
- a CDS encoding SDR family oxidoreductase, whose protein sequence is MTRSKIALVTGGSRGLGRDMAVSLAKKGLNMILTYHSNQKEAEKVVDEILSLGQKAIAYRLDLTDPKSFDTFLKEMQAHLMEHEGNPNIDFLVNNAGFIHYAGLDAITEEQLDELFLVHFKGPFLLTQKIIPFLNENGGIVNVSSGLTRFATPGYGTYAAMKGAIEKYTVYLAKELGDRRIRANVVAPGAIETDIQGGAVRDNPELNHLLASQTALGRVGLPDDIGSVVAFLCSDDAKWVNAQRIEISGGANL